The DNA window TGTTCTTTTCACCATGCCGCGAGGCCAGGCGCTTGATCTTAAGAAACAGCTCGTAGCCTCGGGAGCGAAAACCAGCACACCGGTGGAAACAAACGGCGCGAAAGATGCTGCACAGAAGGAGAAAAAATGAGCCGCCCACAACCACGTGCACGTGCCCTGCTGACTGCGGCGCTGATGTTGACATGGCTGGCCGGGGTTTGCGCTTCATCACAAGAAAAGCCGGCAACAAAAACTACCGCGACGGCGACTCCGTGGGCCATCGAAGTCGAACCGGTCTCGGCTGAGGAAGGCAAACTCCCGCCTGACTTCGCCATGGCAATCTACGAGAACCTGGTGGCGGACATTGAAAAGACGAACAAGTTCCAGCAGGTATTCCGCAGTGGCGATCGCCGGGCGACCGACGTCCCCAATCTGCTGATTCTCACCACCAAGCTGGAGAAATTCCAACGAGGCAGCGAAACCAAGCGCGCCGTGACCACGGTCGGCGGCGCAACCAAGGTTTCGGTGCACGTACAACTCGCCACGCGCGACTCGCAAACCAAGCTCGACAAGACGGTACAGGGCACAGTCCGGCTGTTCGGCGGCAACCTGAATGCGACGCAGAACCTGGCCAAAAACATCGCCAACCTGGTCAATCAGTCGTCGTTCTAATCCCTGTGGCATGATCGAGAGTCGCCTTACAAACTGCACACAGCACCATAGCGGTGGCTGATTGCAGTCGATGCGCATCGCGCCCGCCTACTTCCAAAGAACACATCTGCGCACGCCCGCGCCGAAATCGTCCGATACACCATCACCTTGAGCTTGAGGAATTTCCTGGAACGACCGTGCAATTACCGCTGACGGCAT is part of the Terriglobales bacterium genome and encodes:
- a CDS encoding DUF4410 domain-containing protein; amino-acid sequence: MSRPQPRARALLTAALMLTWLAGVCASSQEKPATKTTATATPWAIEVEPVSAEEGKLPPDFAMAIYENLVADIEKTNKFQQVFRSGDRRATDVPNLLILTTKLEKFQRGSETKRAVTTVGGATKVSVHVQLATRDSQTKLDKTVQGTVRLFGGNLNATQNLAKNIANLVNQSSF